In Manis javanica isolate MJ-LG chromosome 9, MJ_LKY, whole genome shotgun sequence, one DNA window encodes the following:
- the TEX30 gene encoding testis-expressed protein 30 isoform X1 has product MRKGPEWSRSALSTEYGTPSGRRRSLRENSRSRGAPRVRGRGLRARAPWRNAPAVGQGGLFERGSPIAEGRARGEVLRAAFSPPVKLKIPFGNKLLDAVCMVPNKSLTYGVILTHGASGDINLPHLTSLASHLASHGFFCLRFTCKGLNIVHRIKAYKSVLNYLKTSGEYKLAGVFLGGRSMGSRAAASVLRHSELDDADGFVRGLICISYPLHHPKQQHKLRDEDLFRIKGPVLFVSGSADEMCEKNLLEKVTQKMQAPNKIHWIEKANHSMAVKGRSTNDVFKEINTQILFWIQEITEMNKK; this is encoded by the exons ATGCGGAAGGGTCCGGAGTGGAGTCGGTCGGCGCTCAGCACCGAGTACGGGACGCCGAGCGGACGCCGCCGGTCGCTGCGGGAAAACTCCCGCTCCCGGGGTGCCCCGCGCGTCAGGGGGCGGGGCCTGCGCGCGCGTGCGCCGTGGAGGAACGCGCCGGCGGTGGGGCAAGGCGGTCTCTTCGAGCGCGGTAGTCCGATCGCTGAAGGGAGGGCGCGCGGGGAGGTGCTCCGGGCTGCTTTTTCTCCTCCG gttaaattaaaaataccttttgGAAATAAATTACTAGATGCTGTTTGTATGGTTCCTAACAAGAGCTTAACATACGGAGTAATTCTTACACATGGAGCATCAGGAGATATCAATCTTCCTCATTTGACGTCACTGGCATCCCATCTTGCATCTCATGGGTTTTTTTGCCTGAGATTTACCTGTAAAGGCCTTAATATTGTACATAGAATTAAGGCATATAAATCAGTTTTG AATTACCTAAAGACCTCAGGAGAGTACAAACTTGCAGGTGTTTTCCTTGGAG gTCGTTCAATGGGCTCAAGAGCAGCTGCTTCTGTACTGCGTCATAGTGAGCTGGATGACGCTGATGGCTTTGTTCGAGGTCTCATTTGCATCTCCTACCCACTGCACCATCCAAAGCAGCAGCATAAACTCAGAGATGAAGATCTCTTCCGGATAAAAGGCCCTGTACTGTTTGTGTCAGGCTCAGCAGATGAAATGTGTGAAAAG aacTTATTGGAGAAAGTGACACAGAAAATGCAAGCTCCTAATAAAATCCACTGGATTGAGAAGGCAAATCATTCCATGGCAGTGAAAGGACGGTCAACAAATgatgttttcaaagaaataaatacacagattTTGTTCTGGATCCaggaaataactgaaatgaacaAGAAATAA
- the POGLUT2 gene encoding protein O-glucosyltransferase 2 isoform X2 yields MNCPETIAQIQKDLAHFPTVDPEKIAAEIPKRFGQRQSLCHYTLKDNKVYIKTHGEHVGFRIFMDAILLSLTRKVKMPDVEFFVNLGDWPLEKKKSSSHIHPIFSWCGSTDSKDIVMPTYDLTDSVLETMGRVSLDMMSVQANTGPPWESKNSTAVWRGRDSRKERLELVKLSRKYPELIDAAFTNFFFFKHDESLYGPIVKHISFFDFFKHKYQINIDGTVAAYRLPYLLVGDSVVLKQDSIYYEHFYNELQPWKHYIPVKSNLSDLLEKLKWAKDHDEEAKKIAKAGQEFARNNLMGDDIFCYYFKLFQEYANLQVSEPKIREGMKRVEAQTEDDLFPCTCHRRKTKDEL; encoded by the exons ATGAACTGCCCAGAAACCATCGCTCAGATCCAGAAGGATCTGGCTCATTTCCCTACTGTTGATCCAGAAAAGATTGCAGCAGAAATCCCAAAAAGATTTGGACAAAGACAGAGCTTGTGTCATTATACCTTGAAGGATAACAAG GTTTATATCAAGACTCACGGTGAACATGTAGGTTTTAGAATTTTCATGGATGCCATACTACTTTCTTTGACTAGAAAA GTGAAGATGCCAGATGTGGAGTTTTTTGTTAACTTGGGAGACtggcctctggaaaaaaagaaatccagttcGCACATCCATCCAATCTTTTCCTGGTGTGGCTCCACAGATTCTAAGGATATTGTGATGCCTACCTACGACTTGACTGACTCTGTTCTAGAAACCATGGGCCG AGTAAGTCTGGATATGATGTCTGTGCAAGCCAACACGGGCCCTCCCTGGGAAAGCAAAAACTCTACGGCTGTCTGGAGAGGGCGAGACAGCCGCAAAGAGAGACTTGAGCTGGTTAAACTCAGCAGGAAATACCCAGAACTCATAGACGCTGCCTTCaccaattttttcttctttaaacacgACGAGAGCCTGTATGGTCCCATTGTGAAACATATTTCGTTTTTTGATTTCTTCAAG CATAAGTACCAAATAAACATCGACGGCACTGTCGCAGCATATCGCCTGCCATATCTCCTAGTTGGTGACAGTGTTGTGCTGAAGCAGGACTCCATCTACTATGAACACTTTTACAATGAGCTGCAGCCCTGGAAACACTACATTCCAGTTAAAAGCAACCTGAGTGATCTCCTAGAAAAacttaaatgggcaaaagatcatGATGAAGAG GCAAAGAAGATAGCAAAAGCAGGACAAGAATTTGCCAGGAATAATCTCATGGGTGATGACATATTCTGctattatttcaaacttttccag GAATATGCCAATTTACAAGTGAGTGAGCCCAAAATCCGAGAGGGCATGAAGAGGGTAGAAGCACAGACGGAGGATGACCTCTTTCCGTGCACGTGCCACAGGAGAAAG ACCAAAGATGAACTCTGA
- the TEX30 gene encoding testis-expressed protein 30 isoform X3, whose translation MSHTEVKLKIPFGNKLLDAVCMVPNKSLTYGVILTHGASGDINLPHLTSLASHLASHGFFCLRFTCKGLNIVHRIKAYKSVLNYLKTSGEYKLAGVFLGGRSMGSRAAASVLRHSELDDADGFVRGLICISYPLHHPKQQHKLRDEDLFRIKGPVLFVSGSADEMCEKNLLEKVTQKMQAPNKIHWIEKANHSMAVKGRSTNDVFKEINTQILFWIQEITEMNKK comes from the exons ATGAGTCATACCGAG gttaaattaaaaataccttttgGAAATAAATTACTAGATGCTGTTTGTATGGTTCCTAACAAGAGCTTAACATACGGAGTAATTCTTACACATGGAGCATCAGGAGATATCAATCTTCCTCATTTGACGTCACTGGCATCCCATCTTGCATCTCATGGGTTTTTTTGCCTGAGATTTACCTGTAAAGGCCTTAATATTGTACATAGAATTAAGGCATATAAATCAGTTTTG AATTACCTAAAGACCTCAGGAGAGTACAAACTTGCAGGTGTTTTCCTTGGAG gTCGTTCAATGGGCTCAAGAGCAGCTGCTTCTGTACTGCGTCATAGTGAGCTGGATGACGCTGATGGCTTTGTTCGAGGTCTCATTTGCATCTCCTACCCACTGCACCATCCAAAGCAGCAGCATAAACTCAGAGATGAAGATCTCTTCCGGATAAAAGGCCCTGTACTGTTTGTGTCAGGCTCAGCAGATGAAATGTGTGAAAAG aacTTATTGGAGAAAGTGACACAGAAAATGCAAGCTCCTAATAAAATCCACTGGATTGAGAAGGCAAATCATTCCATGGCAGTGAAAGGACGGTCAACAAATgatgttttcaaagaaataaatacacagattTTGTTCTGGATCCaggaaataactgaaatgaacaAGAAATAA
- the POGLUT2 gene encoding protein O-glucosyltransferase 2 isoform X1 gives MFSILLLYCFFLGTVPAIAETGQERRLSPEKSKIWGPGLKAAVVLPARYFYIQAVDTSWNNFTSSPGEKVFQIKISAPDEQFTRVGVQVLDRKDGSFIVRYRMYASYKNLKVEVKFQGQHVAKSPYILKGPVYHENCDCALEDTAWLQEMNCPETIAQIQKDLAHFPTVDPEKIAAEIPKRFGQRQSLCHYTLKDNKVYIKTHGEHVGFRIFMDAILLSLTRKVKMPDVEFFVNLGDWPLEKKKSSSHIHPIFSWCGSTDSKDIVMPTYDLTDSVLETMGRVSLDMMSVQANTGPPWESKNSTAVWRGRDSRKERLELVKLSRKYPELIDAAFTNFFFFKHDESLYGPIVKHISFFDFFKHKYQINIDGTVAAYRLPYLLVGDSVVLKQDSIYYEHFYNELQPWKHYIPVKSNLSDLLEKLKWAKDHDEEAKKIAKAGQEFARNNLMGDDIFCYYFKLFQEYANLQVSEPKIREGMKRVEAQTEDDLFPCTCHRRKTKDEL, from the exons ATGTTTAGCATTTTGCTGCTTTACTGCTTCTTTCTGGGGACAGTTCCAGCAATTGCCGAGACCGGCCAAGAGAGGCGACTGAGTCCGGAGAAGAGCAAAATATGGGGACCTGGGCTAAAAGCAGCCGTCGTCCTTCCCGCGCGCTATTTCTACATTCAGGCGGTGGATACATCATGGAATAA TTTCACATCTTCTCCAGGTGAGAAGGTGTTCCAGATTAAAATCTCGGCACCAGATGAGCAGTTCACTAGAGTTGGAGTCCAGGTTTTAGACCGAAAGGATGGGTCCTTCATAGTAAGATACAGAATGTATGCAAGCTACAAAAATCTGAAGGTAGAAGTTAAATTCCAAGGTCAACATGTTGCCAAATCTCCATATATTTTGAAAG GGCCAGTTTACCACGAGAACTGTGACTGTGCTTTGGAGGATACTGCCTGGCTCCAGGAGATGAACTGCCCAGAAACCATCGCTCAGATCCAGAAGGATCTGGCTCATTTCCCTACTGTTGATCCAGAAAAGATTGCAGCAGAAATCCCAAAAAGATTTGGACAAAGACAGAGCTTGTGTCATTATACCTTGAAGGATAACAAG GTTTATATCAAGACTCACGGTGAACATGTAGGTTTTAGAATTTTCATGGATGCCATACTACTTTCTTTGACTAGAAAA GTGAAGATGCCAGATGTGGAGTTTTTTGTTAACTTGGGAGACtggcctctggaaaaaaagaaatccagttcGCACATCCATCCAATCTTTTCCTGGTGTGGCTCCACAGATTCTAAGGATATTGTGATGCCTACCTACGACTTGACTGACTCTGTTCTAGAAACCATGGGCCG AGTAAGTCTGGATATGATGTCTGTGCAAGCCAACACGGGCCCTCCCTGGGAAAGCAAAAACTCTACGGCTGTCTGGAGAGGGCGAGACAGCCGCAAAGAGAGACTTGAGCTGGTTAAACTCAGCAGGAAATACCCAGAACTCATAGACGCTGCCTTCaccaattttttcttctttaaacacgACGAGAGCCTGTATGGTCCCATTGTGAAACATATTTCGTTTTTTGATTTCTTCAAG CATAAGTACCAAATAAACATCGACGGCACTGTCGCAGCATATCGCCTGCCATATCTCCTAGTTGGTGACAGTGTTGTGCTGAAGCAGGACTCCATCTACTATGAACACTTTTACAATGAGCTGCAGCCCTGGAAACACTACATTCCAGTTAAAAGCAACCTGAGTGATCTCCTAGAAAAacttaaatgggcaaaagatcatGATGAAGAG GCAAAGAAGATAGCAAAAGCAGGACAAGAATTTGCCAGGAATAATCTCATGGGTGATGACATATTCTGctattatttcaaacttttccag GAATATGCCAATTTACAAGTGAGTGAGCCCAAAATCCGAGAGGGCATGAAGAGGGTAGAAGCACAGACGGAGGATGACCTCTTTCCGTGCACGTGCCACAGGAGAAAG ACCAAAGATGAACTCTGA
- the TEX30 gene encoding testis-expressed protein 30 isoform X2, translating to MRKGPEWSRSALSTEYGTPSGRRRSLRENSRSRGAPRVRGRGLRARAPWRNAPAVGQGGLFERGSPIAEGRARGEVLRAAFSPPVKLKIPFGNKLLDAVCMVPNKSLTYGVILTHGASGDINLPHLTSLASHLASHGFFCLRFTCKGLNIVHRIKAYKSVLNYLKTSGEYKLAGVFLGGRSMGSRAAASVLRHSELDDADGFVRGLICISYPLHHPKQQHKLRDEDLFRIKGPVLFVSGSADEMCEKLPCCFGQPKNTSILTSPGKRVELIGESDTENASS from the exons ATGCGGAAGGGTCCGGAGTGGAGTCGGTCGGCGCTCAGCACCGAGTACGGGACGCCGAGCGGACGCCGCCGGTCGCTGCGGGAAAACTCCCGCTCCCGGGGTGCCCCGCGCGTCAGGGGGCGGGGCCTGCGCGCGCGTGCGCCGTGGAGGAACGCGCCGGCGGTGGGGCAAGGCGGTCTCTTCGAGCGCGGTAGTCCGATCGCTGAAGGGAGGGCGCGCGGGGAGGTGCTCCGGGCTGCTTTTTCTCCTCCG gttaaattaaaaataccttttgGAAATAAATTACTAGATGCTGTTTGTATGGTTCCTAACAAGAGCTTAACATACGGAGTAATTCTTACACATGGAGCATCAGGAGATATCAATCTTCCTCATTTGACGTCACTGGCATCCCATCTTGCATCTCATGGGTTTTTTTGCCTGAGATTTACCTGTAAAGGCCTTAATATTGTACATAGAATTAAGGCATATAAATCAGTTTTG AATTACCTAAAGACCTCAGGAGAGTACAAACTTGCAGGTGTTTTCCTTGGAG gTCGTTCAATGGGCTCAAGAGCAGCTGCTTCTGTACTGCGTCATAGTGAGCTGGATGACGCTGATGGCTTTGTTCGAGGTCTCATTTGCATCTCCTACCCACTGCACCATCCAAAGCAGCAGCATAAACTCAGAGATGAAGATCTCTTCCGGATAAAAGGCCCTGTACTGTTTGTGTCAGGCTCAGCAGATGAAATGTGTGAAAAG CTGCCCTGTTGCTTTGGACAACCTAAAAATACAAGCATACTGACATCTCCTGGAAAGAGAGTTG aacTTATTGGAGAAAGTGACACAGAAAATGCAAGCTCCTAA